From the Cryptomeria japonica chromosome 2, Sugi_1.0, whole genome shotgun sequence genome, one window contains:
- the LOC131061359 gene encoding short-chain dehydrogenase reductase 2a, translating into MATIAANLSRRLEGKVAIITGGASGIGEATVGLFTKHGAKVIVADISKKVPQSFSPDVTYAQCDVSREEDVSAAVDLAMEKHGKLDIMFNNAGTVDKKNSKAMEYDMEEFQRVMNVNIKGVMHGIKHAARVMVPRKNGCIISTASMAGIVGGLGPYAYTSSKHAIIGLTKQGAAEMGRYGIRVNCVSPAALATDITLQFFGKDNPMSLEEIRANWEAFCDKVANLKDHTLRAQDIAEAALYLASEESKFVSGHNLVVDGGNSVVNHDLGLYQ; encoded by the exons ATGGCAACGATAGCAGCTAATCTAAGCAGAAG ATTAGAAGGAAAGGTTGCCATAATCACAGGTGGGGCATCAGGAATTGGAGAAGCCACAGTTGGGCTGTTTACAAAACATGGAGCCAAAGTGATCGTGGCTGACATTAGTAAAAAGGTTCCTCAATCTTTTTCCCCAGATGTCACATACGCCCAATGTGATGTGAGCAGAGAAGAAGATGTGAGTGCAGCTGTGGATTTGGCCATGGAAAAGCATGGTAAACTGGACATTATGTTTAATAATGCAGGAACCGTTGATAAGAAAAATAGCAAGGCGATGGAGTATGACATGGAAGAGTTTCAGCGTGTGATGAATGTAAACATAAAAGGAGTAATGCATGGAATTAAGCATGCAGCGCGCGTTATGGTCCCAAGGAAAAATGGGTGCATAATTTCTACAGCTAGTATGGCAGGAATAGTGGGTGGACTGGGTCCTTATGCATACACATCTTCTAAGCATGCAATCATAGGCCTCACCAAACAAGGAGCGGCTGAGATGGGGAGATATGGTATCAGAGTCAATTGTGTTTCTCCAGCTGCCCTGGCCACAGATATTACATTACAATTCTTTGGAAAGGATAATCCCATGAGTCTAGAAGAGATCAGGGCCAATTGGGAGGCGTTTTGTGACAAGGTAGCCAATTTAAAGGACCATACTCTTAGGGCACAAGATATTGCAGAGGCTGCTTTGTATCTGGCCAGTGAGGAATCTAAGTTCGTAAGTGGCCATAATCTTGTGGTAGATGGAGGGAACTCAGTAGTAAACCATGATTTGGGTCTCTATCAGTGA